The following are from one region of the Quercus robur chromosome 1, dhQueRobu3.1, whole genome shotgun sequence genome:
- the LOC126727325 gene encoding peroxidase 4-like → MAAHSTSHSASSFLLIVSLAVLVIFTGSSSAKLSTDFYSKSCPKVFSTVQSVVYSAISKQPRQGASLLRLHFHDCFVNGCDGSVLLDDTPTFTGEKTAVPNKGSIRAFEVVDEIKSKIEKECPKVVSCADILAIAARDSVIILGGPKWDVKLGRRDSKTASLSAANSGVIPPPNSTLSNLINRFKAKGLSTKDMVALSGAHTIGQARCTVFRDRMYKDKNIDSSFAKTRQNKCPKTTGLPGDNKIAPLDLQTPTVFDNYYYKNLIKQKGLLRSDQQLFNGGSTDSLVKKYSQDTKTFYSDFVNAMIKMGDIQPLTGSSGEIRKNCRKVNN, encoded by the exons ATGGCTGCTCATTCTACTTCTCATTCCGCTTCTTCTTTCCTACTCATAGTTTCTTTAGCAGTTCTCGTGATTTTCACTGGGAGCTCCTCTGCTAAACTCTCTACAGATTTCTACTCTAAAAGCTGTCCAAAGGTGTTTAGCACCGTTCAATCAGTTGTTTATTCTGCCATTTCGAAACAACCCCGCCAGGGTGCTTCTCTGCTTCGCCTCCACTTTCATGATTGTTTTGTCAAT GGTTGTGATGGGTCGGTACTCTTGGATGACACTCCAACTTTCACAGGCGAGAAGACAGCAGTTCCCAACAAAGGATCAATCAGGGCATTCGAGGTTGTTGATGAAATAAAGTCCAAGATCGAGAAAGAATGCCCCAAAGTGGTCTCATGCGCTGATATCTTAGCTATTGCTGCTCGGGATTCTGTTATAATT CTTGGAGGGCCCAAATGGGATGTCAAACTTGGAAGAAGAGATTCCAAGACAGCAAGCTTATCTGCTGCCAACAGTGGGGTCATTCCTCCCCCCAATTCTACCCTTAGCAATCTCATTAATAGATTTAAAGCAAAAGGTCTCTCTACCAAGGACATGGTTGCCTTGTCAG GAGCCCACACAATTGGGCAAGCAAGGTGTACAGTTTTTAGAGATCGCAtgtataaagataaaaatattgATAGTTCATTTGCCAAGACTAGGCAGAATAAATGTCCAAAGACTACTGGCCTTCCAGGAGATAACAAGATTGCACCTCTAGATCTCCAAACTCCTACAGTTTTTGACAACTATTACTACAAGAACCTTATCAAGCAAAAGGGTCTTCTTCGCTCTGATCAACAATTGTTCAATGGTGGATCCACTGACTCATTGGTTAAAAAATACAGCCAGGATACTAAGACCTTCTATTCTGACTTTGTCAACGCAATGATCAAAATGGGAGACATACAGCCCCTCACTGGATCAAGTGGTGAAATTAGGAAGAACTGCAGGAAGGTGAATAATTAA